Genomic DNA from Solanum dulcamara chromosome 4, daSolDulc1.2, whole genome shotgun sequence:
CGGATATGCATTATACTGTAGGAGTTTCCCATTTATAAGAAACTTCAAATCCAAaccaaaaaagaacaaaaaagacAATCAAAGAGAATGCTGCGAATTTGGACGACGACGCGGAGATTAGCTTCAGAATGCTCGACTCCATGGCGGATGTACCCGGGTACTCTCATTTCGACCCGAAATAGCTCCATCGGAATCCTCCCAGACACTCTCGACCGGAACTCCGACTCGTATTCTCGAAACTCAAAAGTTATGGATGAACTTGTTTCACAGCTTCATTCTCACATTCTCAAGGTCATTTTACTCTTTTGCTTTCTCACTTATATAGTGCTAAAAGTTTCTACTTACTTCGAGATGTGATTGTTTCAAATTGTGAATTCGTTTTGTGTTGTTAGGTTATGGAAGGAGGAGGATCAGAAGCTGTGAAGACGCATCGGAGTAGGAATAAGCTTCTTCCTAGAGAGAGGATTGATCGCCTTATTGACCCTGGTTCTTCATTCCTTGAGTTTTGTCAGGTTGACATTTTCAACCAATTACAATTTTGATTGCTAGAACTACAACAAAATATCCTGCTTGTGAAATACTTTAACAAGTCAGTTGCACTCATTGATAGGATTCACATGAGCAAAAAAACACTTGCAAATTCGACAAGTTAATATGTTGATATTGTGAATGATATGAAGCTGATTAGTAATCTTATTCATAACTAAATAGGTTGCCTACTTAAGTACTTATAGTGTCATATAGGATGGTATGACATCGAACTAACTTGTCATGTTCATAGTGAAGTAGAAGGCACATAACTTATTACATAACTAAATAGGTTGCCTACTTAAGTACTTATAGTGTTTAAGAGCCTTTTCCAGACTCCTCCATGTGGAGCTTTCCCTTACCTTGTAGAGTTGGATTCGGTGTACCAGTTTTGCAGTTGGTTTTCATTCttgctgttttttttttatcatgatCTAAGTATAGAAAATTGTGAAAAGAACCAGATGGAAAAACTATTGTTTGCGTGATTATCATCATTCAGATAGTATACTTGATCCAGCTTGTTTCATTCTCAAGTTCTCGTGAGCTGAATCATGGATTTCATAAGATACAAATGGTAATTACATACTGTCTTGAGGAACTAAATACTTAAGTTTATGCAAAATATTTGAGAGTAGATGGCTATATGATTCCTTTCTGATAAATTGGGTACTTGAGAATTCTGCCTGCCCTTCAAGCATAAAAAATACCATTTGTCTTCTGTTTATTGGTCACCGTGATTGGGGCTGAGTATACTTGATTTTGTTTAAATTATATTCATAAAAGTATTctgatatatatttttctcactCTAAATCATTATGATAAATTTAGCTTGCGGGTCATGAATTATACCAAGAGTCATTACCTTCTGGTGGGATAGTTATTGGAATTGGAACAATACACAAAAGACTCTGTATGTTGGTGGCAAATGATCCTACAGTCAAAGGTGGAAGTTACTTTCCAATAACTGTCAAGAAACATCTCAGGGCACAAGAGATTGCTGCTCAATGCAAACTACCGTGTATATATCTTGTTGATAGTGGTGGAGCTTTCCTTCCAAAGCAAGCCGAGGTTTTTCCTGACAAAGAAAATTTTGGGAGAATATTTTACAATCAAGCTGTGATGTCCTCTGAAGGTATTCCTCAAATCGCACTGGTGTTAGGTTCTTGTACTGCTGGAGGAGCTTACATTCCTGCAATGGCTGATGAGAGCGTTATGGTCAAAGGGAATGGCACCATATTTTTGGCTGGACCTCCTCTTGTAAAGGTTAGCAGTTAACCTTCTTGTCCTCCATAAAACATTGATATCtaagaataataaattattagagGTTTTACTATTCAGTTAAATGCCTTCTCTGAGCATAATGTCTATCTGATAGAAAACTTTTATCAGGCAGCAACTGGTGAGGAAGTTTCTGCAGAAGACCTTGGAGGTGCAACTGTACATTGTAAGACATCAGGGGTTTCTGACTACTTTGCCCATGGTAAAATCCCCTCGTGCTACTAAGTTTTCAGATTGTATTTCCATTTTCTGGATTCATACTTTTCATTTATGCCTGTGGTGTCTTCTGCCTATCTTGATGTTTCCTGACACAATGATGGCATCTAATATCCTGTGTTGCAGATGAACTGCATGCACTTGCTATAGGAAGGGATATTGTTAAGAACCTGCATATGGCAGGTGGTCCAGAAGTATCTGGACAAACTAGAGCTGATTATAAAGAACCTTTGTATGATGTGAAAGAACTTCGCGCCATTGCACCAACAGACCTCAAACAACCCTTTGACGTTCGATCAATTATTTCTCGCATTCTTGATGGAAGTGAATTTGATGAATTCAAGAAACTGTATGGCACTGTGAGGCCCTTATATTCCTTAACAAGTCACAGCGGTCTCTCAGTTGTTTTCTATTATTCATTCATTTGTTTTCTGAGCATACTCGTTGATACATACAGACACTTGTGACTGgatttggaagaatttgtgGACAGCCAGTAGGGATCCTTGGAAACAATGGGATACTGTTTATGGAATCTGCTCAGAAAGGGGCACACTTTATTGAATTATGTACTCAACGTAACATTCCTCTGATCTTCCTTCAAAATATTACTGGATTTATGGTGagcattattttttttctcctcctGTGATATAAGTGTTTGATACAAACTTGCTTTAATCAATTGCTATTGACTTATAATTTGGGGGGTGGGGGGGAAGCAAGTAAACTCAATTCCACCAGCTCTAGTTCCTCTTGACAATTGTTGTATAGTCATATGAAAGACCTACTTATTGATATCCCATAGATGGATTTACGGTACATAATGAAACACTTCATGAAATCTTGCAAGGCCTTAGCAAAATTTGTACAAGGATTCATCCAAATTATCTGTTTCTTTtaaatgacctttcactttttATAGCCTGTGTACATCTGAGCCATGTTTCACATGTGATTTGAAAGCCATTACTTCCTAATGAAAGAACAAAAGGAACAGAAAGAGAAAAAAGGACATTAGGCCAAAATAGAGTTAGGCTGACTTAAAATTCTATCAGCATCTTGAAACACATTCAGTTGGTTGGGCGATCAGATGCTATAAGGAGGAGTAAGTGGTTTATGTGGTTTCAGGGGTATTTCTGGTCGGCATCCCACAATGGGTTTTGATGTCTGAAATCTGAATGTGCTTCTTAGCTATgttttatttgaagattttcaTTTGGATACAGGCCTGTCTTGAAAATAAGGTTAACATGTTCATTAATTGGTAGGTTGGTTCCAAATCTGAGGCAAGTGGTATTGCCAAAGCTGGAGCTAAAATGGTAATGGCAGTCTCTTGTGCGAAGGTAAGCTTCAACTTAGAAATGTCAtaaatttggatttattttggCCTTTGAACTCAAGCTGGCAAAGCATCATCAGAACATTTTGTGGAACTCTAGAATCTTCAGAGCAACTATCCATATTCTATGATTCATTTTAGCAGTAATTTTCTTTGATCATTTAAGCTGTTCTTTTTTAAAGTAATGATTTCAGTCTTATTATTGTGGAATATACTGAAGAAATTAATGTTTCTTGCAATTATATGGAATCAGGTTCCCAAGATCACAGTAGTTATCGGCGGAAGCTTTGGAGCTGGCAATTATGCAATGTGCGGACGTGCATATAGTCCAAATTTCATGTTCTTCTGGCCAAATGCTCGAATATCTGTAATGGGAGGCCCACAGGTATCTCTTCAGTGACACATTGCTTCCAATAAACTCAATATCTATAGTCAGGATGACATTGTTTTACTTTCACTAGTTCAACTTATTTGAACCCAAATGATTTTTGCTAGATGCATTTGATTGTTATGTTCTTTGTGTTGCTCGAATAGTGTGAATAAAAAACTATGCTTATCTGTGAAAGCATTAGCCCCTTTCAAATTCTGAACATGTTGCTATGCCTTGTAATTATTGTTACTTTACTGTGGAATCTTGTAATTCTCATTTTAATCATGGATTAATAAGGCTGCTGGAGTCCTTGCTCAAGTTGAGAGAGCCACCAAGAAAAAGAGGGGAATTCATGTAAGACATTGACACCTATAGTTCTATATGTACATCATTTTGATTGTGTCCAGTAATTGACATGATCGTGTTGCAGTGGACAaaggaagaggaagaaaagTTCAAGGCTGAAGTTGTAGAGGCGTATGACAAAGAGGGCAGCCCCTATTATGCCACATCTAGGCTTTGGGATGATGGCATAATTGATCCAGCTGACACGAGGAGAATATTGAGCCTGTGCCTCTCTGCTTCCTTGAATCGTGGACCAGAAGCTACGAAATATGGTGTCTTCAGAATGTAACACTGCAAGCTCTAGCTGAAAAAAGATGTTACTGCCTGAGGGCTGTTGATTTCGTCTCCAACAGCAGAAACTCCAACTGCATAATCAGCTAGGTTACAATTAGACTAAGTTGTGAAAGCAAAGGTAAATTGGTTCCATGCCAAGGACGAGAAACTCAATgatttactaaaaaaaataaaaatgatagttGGATTAGGTAGCACTTTAAGTTGAGCATAGTCGATGGAGCTATGTTTCTTCATTATTGTACTTGGTTCAGGGAGCTAATAACTGTGGGTCTGTGGCTGCTGCTAATGTTATTAACTGCATTAAAATGAGACACTTGATACAAAATTGCCTACAATAAACATGGAGAGAAAAGAAGCTTAAATCCCTTCAATTTTCACTTCGTAGTATAATCTTAAAATCGAAGAGACGACCTTAATATTAATACGAAGGACAGTAGCCAGAATTGAATTCAATTAACAAAGTTAATTGAAATCAATTCtctgtttaatttttttatttttttcaattttggataatgattttatatatatattataagaaGAGGTTAGGTGGCAATAGATAAAGATGTTTGTATTCCAGGTTTGGTGGGGATATCCACATGACAAGATTGGTGAGTGGTCATTGGCAGTCACTATCAGCGTCCCATAACAAAAACACGTTTTTCGTGACTTCACTCTTAACTTGCCCAATTGCTGCACTCAATCACCTACCGTGCTCTACTCATGCTCCAGTTTAGATAAGAATATTTTCCcaccataattttatttattattttttgtaaaataaatagTGAAATCTCCACTCTATTAATGTATTTTCGGTTTTTTCAGAATTCTTAGTAGTTTGGCTACGCGATCTTTTCACCTTTTACTAAAAATACACTCTTATCCAACAATAGTGGTCCACTATTAATTTAACATAGGAATTAAAAAAACAGTAAATAATAGATGTAATTTATCAAATCACTCTTATTAAATACATGTCATCTAaacattgaaaaataaatagtatttaATAGTATGAATAAAATAGACCcattatgataaattatgtattGATTTTATAAACTAGACAAGTATTGTTGGCCATTTCAATATAATATTGTGAACAAGTAAAGATAAATAGAGAGAATACTTTATTTGACGATCAATGTTTGGCCATAAAAATtctaatattaaaaatttgaaaaacactCAAATTCTGTTTTTACCTTTTTCCTCTTttagaaattttctttttcaaattaactccaatttttttatttttataaaataacctcttttaaattatatttcgtattttttaaaaataaatatgtttaaattctaaatatttATTGCACAAAAATATGGACAAACACAACTTACcccaattttaaaaattttaaattaagtgtttttttttgttttcaggCCTAACGGATTGATTGACTATCTAAATTTTTATCTTATTGATGAGATTTCGATTCCCATTTCCA
This window encodes:
- the LOC129885561 gene encoding methylcrotonoyl-CoA carboxylase beta chain, mitochondrial translates to MLRIWTTTRRLASECSTPWRMYPGTLISTRNSSIGILPDTLDRNSDSYSRNSKVMDELVSQLHSHILKVMEGGGSEAVKTHRSRNKLLPRERIDRLIDPGSSFLEFCQLAGHELYQESLPSGGIVIGIGTIHKRLCMLVANDPTVKGGSYFPITVKKHLRAQEIAAQCKLPCIYLVDSGGAFLPKQAEVFPDKENFGRIFYNQAVMSSEGIPQIALVLGSCTAGGAYIPAMADESVMVKGNGTIFLAGPPLVKAATGEEVSAEDLGGATVHCKTSGVSDYFAHDELHALAIGRDIVKNLHMAGGPEVSGQTRADYKEPLYDVKELRAIAPTDLKQPFDVRSIISRILDGSEFDEFKKLYGTTLVTGFGRICGQPVGILGNNGILFMESAQKGAHFIELCTQRNIPLIFLQNITGFMVGSKSEASGIAKAGAKMVMAVSCAKVPKITVVIGGSFGAGNYAMCGRAYSPNFMFFWPNARISVMGGPQAAGVLAQVERATKKKRGIHWTKEEEEKFKAEVVEAYDKEGSPYYATSRLWDDGIIDPADTRRILSLCLSASLNRGPEATKYGVFRM